A region of the Montipora foliosa isolate CH-2021 chromosome 8, ASM3666993v2, whole genome shotgun sequence genome:
AAAGTCGTGTAGCACGGCAGAGCttgtcgaacttaattgcttgccgaacttaattcaaaagtttgattcagacgccgtgtTTCTGCCGtgcttttgtcgaacttaattcctgaatttagttcgacacggcagaagcacgacgtCTGAACTGGGCCTTAGCTCActgattagagcggttttcaatcgagtgtcggaagtaattagcgaattgctttggttttgcattacttcagtCAGTGACTGGTTCAGAGTTCGCGCGCctctttttcaaccaattagaagtgaaaccaaaaccaatcgtggctcgcgcgtgcacattttcccgcactttgtgtcggctacgtgtaattacttcgagttttgattggtttacaggattgcctccgtcctttttgattggccaaagtagttactttggttttgggtttactctaatgaggcaaaaaagaTATAAGCAAAGGATCCTTGATAGAAGCttacagggccgtagccagaaaaaaaatataagtgaggcaatgtccatggttaagtTTTCTTCGTAGGTATTTCAGGTGTTTATGAtaagtacattttaaagacaacactggaatcacgcattattttaaaaaattcacgaaaaaatgaatgaggcaagtgcctcggtttgcctccgAGTACAGGGTAAGGCCCTGGCTTATCATTAGTGCTAACTGGGACAATGAAAGAGGTACACTCGGGCTCACTCGTGCATTTTGCTTCGAATGGGATGTCCGAAGGGTTGATAATCTCGCAATTATCATCATGTGCTTATACTGTAAAGCCGGTGACTTCACAtatttttaaagaaagaaagaaggaaggaaggaaggaagaaagagaGGAAGGAATTTACGACAGCATAAAAAATTCGACGAATCATCGGTGATCTAGCGAACTTTTCCCAATGATTCCTGCAGgaacaaaaaatgcaaaataaagtAGGTAAGATCTATGCATAATTtgtgggcgtttttaataaaaaaattattccactcgcgtttgttggatatgattgttatctcatatccaacgcacgctcgtggaataattactgggttgccgtaggcatcccagtcggaaaatgggtagattattatttttttactgggttgcctatggcaaacccagtcgaggtctgcgtttgttttctttttttttatttatttattttattttatttttttccgtgtcggtaaaagtcttgcctgtcactgccctggtaagtggtgtctttgtgcatagagccttctgcgcgtattttcttaggatcgagagggtagtggaactgcgtagatttctctggtggacacagtagaatcattaacttagcctccaatggcgtcgaaagtcatgtaacgcgaatggcgttttagtggatccttaaacaaaatatacccttatggagctcaataatagaagtcagcaggaagggttcacaggcctgttggaagcgtgcttgagtttcaacaaaatgagccccaaaatcagtgaaaacttgtgacgcagatgaataataaagtagctgctatttgcaaaataatagaATTACCTGGTTATAAATAACGTCgcacgcgtcttggagagtaaattttgactttgcataaacaagagttgggcgaaggcgatctttgttttgacttcgatcatttcatttcaaacttTATGACACTTGacggaaaaagaaacttacaaaaacccggtatcttgacattatttgacacagatgcttcactgtttggcgagtaaacatgccagggtaacttaatcacggcgcccgctgaattctggccatgtcactttcgattttgcaatttacttaaacgtagcaaaaatctcccaaaatgtttgtcgctgaacGTAACTTTTTacattctatattcacggttcaaaattaatgttgttttcatgtcataaatattttattctcgatcgaccgtcccgggaacttccttctgctctttctaaaaactgtgtatcaatagttatttgctttttcatcaatatttgttttgcataaagcaagctaacaaaatctgtaccttgctgagttcgcatttgttagcgttaatactTTAGTAGTATTTTCgatcagatgtttctgttttttttttgaggggtttattgttctggtctcccatcctaacactaaccccacggaacagggcttgacttcagtgaaatttagtattacaaagctgtcagatgctcagagggcacacttgtggtgagacgaagttgtgagggaacttgaaaattatcaacatgtcagcccagaagccaatgtttctcgctcctcttttatttgttattcttcagagactggaatgctgtatttcaataccacacaattcattgccttctgattttctgtagcatgtaccacaggcaacccagtgtatgcttcacggaatcATCTCGTTgttaattattatgcaaattctgcgaaaagaaattgtattgtacagagcgttttcacatgacgtcacggcagccatgttggtgttcaaaactaatcctctgggatttgaactctatttttatccaaatactttcttttgttttagaaaTCCACTATGTCTGCTGGTCACGTTAGTGAAAACGCTCCGTTGCCATCCAGCATAACCGCCTTGTCACGAGGGTAAAAACCACTGAATTTCTAAAATTATAAGAAAAAGCACCTTCTAAAGATCAGAAGACAAAACGTTTATAAAAGCCAAAAAGAGCGTGCACCGTAAGAGCGCGTTACCGGTGCATCTTTGTCGGCCGATGAGAACTTAGCTTGGTCTTGTAATGAGCATGAAGTAAAATTTCAAACACTAGGAGCATGCTTAAATTAATGGAAGAAGGGAGAGTATTTCATGCCCTAAACGTCCTTGGTAATAGTTAACGCCGCCTTTCGGGAGTTGTTAAGATTTAACTTTCGATTTGCCGGAAAGCGAATTATTTCTGTCACGCGCAAGCTGAAGCCACACTCATTGTAGTGGTTCCACTCTCGCCagattgttttatttcttgttttttactgaatttcttttgttctatcAAGTTTTCAATCAAAGTAAGTTATATTCTACACAAAATTAACTGGTAATGATGTTTTGTTCTATGACAAAGCGACACAAGGACTGTACTCTCATCTGCCTGCCCAATCCTGCAAAGACATCCTGGATTCTGGAGATGCATTTGGAAACGGAAAGTACTGGATCGACCCTAAGAAGACTGGTAACCCATTGGAAGTGTACTGTGACATGACAACGAACGGAGGTAAGAGACAGTGTTTTCTACTGACAGAGATCGcaaatcttcttcttcttcttcttcttcttcttcttcttcttcttcttcttcttctttttcttcttcttcttcttcttcttcttcttcttcttcttcttcgtcttctttttcttcttcttcttcttcttcttcttcgtcttctttttcttcttcttcttcttcttcttcttcttcttcttcttcttcttcttcttcttcttcttctctttcttcatgCTTACAGAAAGTGTCGGTAATTTTAATTCAGAGGTTTATGTGCCAGTCAGTACAGGTCGCGAGAAATTTCCTTAGACACAAAATAACATCTTCCCTGAATGAAAGTTGGGAAGGCTATCACAGTTAGTTGAGCATCGATGTGCAACTCATATTTAGCAGTTTAAACGAGATTAGAACCCAGGACCACGCGGTTGTTCTACCAACCTTTGGGAGAGGGCAAGTACAAAACACACAACATATGCTCTaactctgaaatgacgattatcgacaattcgtaATTTGCCTGGATTGACTGGATTACTCTGTctcaggacttgtggtagcagatgaaaagaaaaaaagtaaacgtTGCATCCctggacgggatttgaacccggactttacaactaaagatcaactggctgataattgcaccgattatttatcaaatctaattAGTACTATATATAGATAAAATCATTCCTAAATGGTGATTAAGTCTAGTCCTTGATTTtcaaatggttagctttctcttaaggtttggtaaccgacattttctcctttttaaacttgtttcttagctggtgataatacacgtttacagcggcattcggaagaaaaaatatgttgacatattaaaaaaaaaagtgttctgGCAGTTAGCGAtgcggtagtctagtggttaaatgaaagggttaataatcgaacattcccaggttcgagttcAGCGAGTTTAGGAATTGGGGTTccgattttaaaaatatatattcatttcCCGTAATCCGTATCAAGCGCTAAGTtccctaaattgacgataatagtcaatttaCAGAAACTTAGGAATTGTCGAGaatagtcatttcagaggtagaggatgggTTGAAACTAGGGCTGTCCATAAGTTGCTCGGccacttttgagcaacttttctGATTTCGAGCAACTTTCAATCCTTCGagcaacttttccgatttcgAGCAACTTTCTTCTGTTTTGAACAGGTTTCTTGCTTTTTAAGATATCTCATAACTTCAAAGCGCCTATTAAAGTTCTGATATTGGACATTGGTTGCTTTGATATACCTTTTGCAAACATCTGACACTATCCCACGGCTAGTGGTAGTCTGCCTTTGGTAGTTTTACAAGGGTCAGCGGATATGGTAAAAATTTTAAATGGCGGAGCTGAACGATAGTCCACGCTCGACAGACAGACAGTTTATTCTCTCAAACATAAACAGGTTTACAGAAAAGTATAATGAAGACTTAATGAGAAAAGGGCAAAAATAGTTAAACTAATACCTTGCCCTAACAGTTGGAAACATATAAAAATTACCTAATTAATTAAGTGgatacaaaagaataaaacacacagtacacacacacacacatgcataaaagcaatatataaattaaatatgagcaaaataaagcaaCCATGTCAATCAGCATTTATTAATATTGGGATAAATAATGACTGAAAAGGGAATTCTGAAAAAGTTTTTTAGAATGCCTAGAGCGGATTGAAAGGGGGAGATCATTCCAAAAATAACGTCCAATAATAGTGGGAGAGAACTTTCTGATGTTTGTTCTGTAAAAGGGAATATACAATTGTTGTAAAGAGACATTGCGAGTGGTATAGCTATGTTGTTCTGATAAAGGAGGTATTACAAAATTGGAGGGTTTGTGATcacataaaagatcaaaaaataAAAGGCACGTATGGAGTTTAACAATGTTAGGAAATCTCAAAATGCTTAGATTGACATAATGGGGGGTTATATTATCCATTATAGGAACATCATTAATTACTCTTATTGCCTTATTCTGAAGTTTAACTACATCATAAATAGGACTATAATAATTGTTACCCCAGAATATAGAACCATAAGTTAAATAAGGATATATAAAAGAGTAGTACATATTAATAATGGTTACTTTAGATACCAGTCTTTTTACTTTAATCataatgtttatatttttacTTATCTTGGAGCAAATATACTCAATGTGATCATGCCAAGATAGATGACAATCAATAATTAATCCAAGGTATTTGACACTAAAGGAATAGTCAAGAGGCTGACCTGCCAAGACTATAGGGAGATGAAGATTAGAATTTAATTTCTGCCTAGGTTGGAAGataatgtattttgttttggtcaaatTTAATGTTAACTTATTTGCACAAAGCCAGTCATAAATCTTAGGAAGTTCATTGTTAATATGATGGATCAGACTGTCGAGGTCTTTGCCACATGCAGTGAGtgaagtatcatcagcaaagaggcgTGTGGAAAAGTATGAAGAGGCCCTGctaaaatcattaatataaatcaaAAAAGAATTGGGCCAAGGACAGAGCCCTGTGGTACTCCTAATTTGATAGCTTGAATATCTGAAAAAACACCATTTACATAAACTGTTTGCCTTCTTTGCTGAAGATAAGACTTAAACCACAGATTTTCCAGGCCTACGATTCCATAATAGGAtaatttagataaaagaatGGAATGATTTACAGTATCAAAGGCCTTACTAAGATCTAAAAAGAGCGTTACAGCAAATTCACCATTATAAATGCTTTTAGTAATTTGTTCAAGTAAGTCAACTAAACAGTCAGTAGTATTTTTTCCTGATCTAAAACCATACTGGTTAGGTGCAAAAACATCATGAAAAGTAATATAAAACATTAATTGATTAAgtacgcatttttcaaaaatttactcAATGCAGGCAGCACTGAGATTGGGCGATAATTAGTGCAAAGCATGTGAGAACCCTGTTTAAAGACTGGAACAACCTTAGCAATCTTAAGGCTATCAGGACACTTTCCTTGAATTAATGATAGGTTGATTAGATGCGTTAAAGGCTTGGTGATTTCTAAAGCTCCTACAGATAACAGAAAAGGATGGACCTTGTCTATACCAAAAGATTTTTTCCTGTCGAGGTTTTCTAGTAACAGAAACACCTCAACTTCACTGACTTGAGTAAAGCTAAGTTTTTCCTTATACTGAGTTAAATATGATTTAAAATGGCGGTTGGATTTAGGTAGGGAAGTTGCAAGATCAGAAGCTACATTACAGAAATAATTGTTCAAATGATTAGCAATAGAGGAGGGTTGATGATACTTCTTACTATTTACTGATATTTCCTCAATATGGGAGCTAGGTCTTTTCTTATTTAtaatataattaatattatcccacatttttttaatattattagagTTAGTTAATACTGTATTATAGTAAAGTTCACGATAGTACTTATTAATGGAAACTATTTTGTTCCGGTACAATTTGTATTTAGTATGCCATATTAAATCATGTGTCAAGAGCCACTTTTTATAAAGTTTATCACGCGTTTTCATGGACTTTTTTAAGCCAGACGTTATCCAAGATTTAGAGGATTTGTTTCTAATACTCAACATTTTCAAAGGGGCATGTTTGTTACTTACTCTATTAAATATATGAAGAAATCTGGAGAGGCTTTCATTACAATCATTACTGTTCAAAACTAATTCCCAATTTTCCCTTTTAAGATCAGCCTTAAAGGTTATATTGTTAAACTTTTTGAAGTTCCTGTATTCAATTGTCAGGAAAAGGGCTTATAGTTGGATCATACACAACTGAGAACATTGGCAAATGGTCTGCAATTTCCACAGCGATACTGCCACTAGTGCAAGCTGAGACAAAATTCGAATGAATATGATCTATAcatgtttgggttgtttcagttatacGTGTAGCCTCAAAGATATGGGGATTAAAGCCTTCAGATCTAATTAAGTTTAAATAATCCTTGGATATTTTACTTCTACTCAGGGTATTAATATTTATGTCTCCCATTATCAGGCACCTCAGTTGAGACAAATAAATTTTATGCAGGATTTCTTCGAGTTTATCTAAAAAAATCCTGACTAGGAAACTGTGGAGGTTTGTAAATAACTGCTATTACTAAGTCAGCAGATTCTATCCAAATATTTTCAATATCAGGTAGCTTAAGATCGTCTCTCACTTTAAAAGTATGATCCCGCTTAACATACAATGCAACTCCACCACCACAAGAAAAGGTGCGATTGTCAGTAATCAGTTGATATCCCAAGATTTCAAATCGATCTAAGTTTAATTGACTATTAATAAAAGTTTCCGAGCATCCTACAAAGTCGAGGGAAAAGGGAAAggaatcaaaaagatttttgaaTTCGTCAAAATGTTGATTAAAGCTCCTAATGTTAAGGTGTAAAACGGACAATTGAGGCTTCACAGCTTTAGACAATAGATTAAGTTCATCTATTGTGAAAATTCCATGGTCATTAAAGCATTGAAGATGTAAATCAGGATCATTCACCGTAGCATTCATATCACAAGCTTCAAGTGTAAATAAAATTCAATACCTAAATAGTAAATACAGTACAGCAAAATAAATGGTACCGATAAAACAGAAAATAATGTCATACCATGGAAGATTGTCATTACAGCTAGTTCCTATAGGGGACACCATCAATATAAAGTTTTCCATTACGGAATTTAGGTCGTTTACCACTTTCATAGGCTTCCTGCATCACTGCTTTTAGgtcgttttttcttttcctatccTCGGGGATGAGATCCTCAGAGACGtacgttccattcttgaataGTTTCTTATTCCGGAGAATATCACGTCTATCGGGACGGTACAAAAATTTAGCGATAATTGGGCGTGGAGAGCCATCTTCTCTGGACGGACCGACACGATGAGCGTTCTCGATGACAGGTTTCTGCTTTAGGTCTTTCGAAATTATTTTTCCTAGAGTGGCAATGCAGTCTTCGCCGGTTTGCTCTGGAACTTTATAAAATCTCAAGTTAAAACCTCTTAAATAGCGCTCCAAAGCCAAGAGCCGTTCATGAAGTGAATTGATGGTGGAGGTGTTATTTGCCATGCCTTGCTCCATTTTCTCAATCTTTCAATTGATGTCATGAATTACGCCATCGACTTTGTCAAAGTTCATAGCAAAAGATTCTTCTTTCTTTGAGATTCCCAATAATGTATCGGCATTTGAAGAGACTCTGTCCTTAAGCAAGTTCAGCTCGCTCATCAATTGACCTTGAGCGCTCTGGATGGCATTTACACTCTCCTGGAGCGTACAAAGAGTCACCCGAACAAACGTCTCAAAGTCTTGTTCTTCGCCTTTCTATTCATCTTTCTTATTCTTTGCTTTTGAGCTCATACTTCTAAATGACAGTAACAACACACATATATACAGataaacaaaaatataactAGCCATTAAGTTCCACGGAGCTACGAAAATACGCGGCCATCTTTCCTGACCGCTGACCGCCCTTATCCACGCTCGAGTGACCATGATGAATATTCAGATACTCTAGAAATAGCAGCAGGTGCTGGAGCTAGGTTGCGTACGCCAGAAAATGCTGGTATTTCCCGGCAAAGAAAGGTGCAAATGAGTCATGTACATCAGAGATACTTTACGTATCAAATAAGCATATTAGCaacgtttgttttgtttgaataCCACCAGCATGTGATTATTTATCTAgtaataattgtaataaaaGGAAGCCAATAAAGAGAATCAGATTTTGGGATGTGGGTTGAGAAAAGATAGCAATGTAAAACTTAAACTTACACACACTTATAATGAGATCAATATGCAATATGTATCTTGGCATCTATGCAAAGTGAAATTCTTCATGAACATCTTCATTTTCGTTAATAATTAGCCTCTtacacaaaatacaaaaaagcaACTTCTGAGCAACTTTTGGATTTTtaggcaacttttgagcaacttttagagttttgaagcaacttttgagcaattttttgagaaaattggAGCACCTTTTCACACATTTATGAGCAACTTGTGGACAGTCCTAGTTGAAACACAGGCCACAACAGCAGTAccgaaagaatcctaaacattcaagagtttttaggcctaatgttagcattgatAAACGATTAGggttctttctgtattggtaaaacagagacctgtgacttgtgacctgtgttttgtacttgCCCTATCCCAAAGATTGTTAGAGCAACCGCGTGGTCCTGGGTTCTAACTCGTTCAAACTGCTAACTAACTGTGATAACCTTAAATTCCCAACTTTCATTCAGGGAAGATGTTATTTTGTGTCTAAGGAAATTTCTCGTGACCGGTAGCCACACATGTACATAAACCTCTGAATGAAAATCACCGACACGTTCTGCTGCCTATGCGtccagctttctttttcatcgGGGAGGATACGATGAGTCGAAGGAGAAATGGAAATCGATCATAACTAAGTCTGTATCAGAGATTTCACATTGGGACGTTTATCATGTGTTCTCAATCAATGGGAACTTCACAGGTTGGAAACAACTGCTCTGTGAAAAGTTGAAATATGGCCGGGTCTCCGATTACTGCGAAAAATCATCTGACGAATTTTGTTCAGCAGACCAACAAATTCTCAAAGCATTTTGTAGAATCCTGTCCAAAACGTTTGCCAAAACGTTTGCCAATTTAGGAGAAAAACAAGAATCCAAACTCCACTTTAACCTACCTCTACGCCAACCTTTTGATGTGATTCTCGTTTTAGGGGGATGGCTGCTTATCTCAAACATTGTAATGAAGAGCTCAACTCCCCCAACCGCGCTTCCGGTAAAGACTTCCTACCGCGGAATAGCAAGCGATGAGATGGTCCTTTCGAAGACCGCGTCGAAGGAGTTGTTCGCACACGTGCCTTTCAGACAAATAAGATTCTATTGCAGTAAAAAAGGGGGGCGCATATTTCACGTGGGTACAGTTACTAACAGCTCCGGTGAATCTGTAGTGCGCTACTTTACTGGCCAGACGGATGCAAGGCCTTTTTCGTGTGGATCTTTCGTGCGAATGGAAAATGACAACTCGACATTAGCGGCCTTCTGCCAATCGTGGTATGGGGGAAAATGGGCACTTCCCGGCGATGACGAAACCAGATTGTATAGAAGTGTTGCTGTTCAACTCGGCAAATCTCATTGGATACTTGAGCCGAACGACAGATGGCAATGTGATGACAAAAACATTGGAGTATCTGCCGGagatttttggaaaatatttgttCGCTAGCTCTATTGTAGCAAATAGAGTACTGAATCGTCAGTAGCTTAAGAAATCCGTATCGTAAGCAATGTAAGTACTCTAGTCGTCAAACggctatccttttttttttgtgagtgtGTGCAGCGCCGGATCCAGAAATCTTCTTAAGAGGGTTTGCACGACTgaggaatggcgtagctgactcGTTAGGTTTTTTTTGTAGAATACCAGCTGTATTAGAAAGCCACAAGTCATTTTAGGGAAGAGTGCACACCCTCTGCACCCTCCCCATAGACCCAGCCCTGGTAAGGAGTATTGTAGTAATGTATGCAACTATGTATCTTGTcgattaaaaggaaaaaaaatacacatatttaTAGAAATAGCTCTATTGTAGGAAGTGGTGGTAAATGTGTAAGCATATGGCAAAACTGTTTTCATGCCCGTCTAGGAAAAAAAATgcgcttaaaattgccaagtTTTGTGGAAATAAGAGGCATAGCCTTGACCtaatttaattcgtcaaattaaaagaaaaaatacaggTGAATTCATCTGATAAAGGTATGTATTGTAGTACAAACAAAGCTTAAAGGTATTCCTTGAATTTAACAGCTTAATTAAGCGATGGGTGAGAATACTATTTGACATAGTATTTCACAATAccattttaacattttattaCAAAACCGTAAGTTTATGCCGGAATTCTTACAATCAGGTGAAACGTATGGGGCATAATTCCTTCTGCATTAGACTGTATTTGGCGTTCTCACGTATTCCTCTTCATGGACTGATTagaataggtggttttcaagtGATGttatcgccgccatgttggtggacggaaagaaaagatctctcattagctgcTTTAGTTCGTCCACCAGTAATTGTAAAGTTGCtgcattgttatctttgtctccagagattggttgcaaaccatctgtagagattttttaacattattttttagtCAGCATAACAACAAAATTTTGGAACACTTTTGTAGTACTTTTGGGTTTTTCATTTAATTGCTTTGTATATGTTATAGTTGTATATTTATTGTTCCCGAAAAGCCCTACCTAGGAAGTGACAATAAAGAGTGTATGTACTATTCTCCCCTATATTGCTAGAGGCTGTTTATCTTGCTGACAAGATAATAAccgcttttcattgttaaataaAGACATTCAATGTGTTCTAACTTATATGTCGGTAGAGTCTGTGAGTACATTTCCTCCGCAACACGCGCCTATAGAGCGTTTCCACTCACGTGACcaagcagccatattggattactgaaacaaaagaaagtatttgcatcaaaatagagaattagtttggtacaccatcatggccgccatttctttgttttggaacagcAACATAGCAGCCGTGaggtcatgtgaaaacgctctattcaaGACGAGATCCAAGAGCATACGCTGAAAAATAAAGGAGATTGGGTGGTGGGGGCGGAGGAGGAAATTTTAAAGGACATTCCCTTGGGCGTTTCTCGTTTGGTGCGCGCGTCGGGCTCGCactcaaaaataaatttcagatACTACTGCACAAGCTGCAAAACAGAGCATTAGAACCGGAGAGCAAGGCCAAcagaagtttctttttaaaatgaatGTTTGCGTGTCGTAACCATTCGATATTTATATCCATCTTTTTCGTGTTAGGAAATGCCAGCGAGGTAACCTGCAACTGTTTGGGTAACATGTAACTTTAGTGGAGACTGCAAGACTGTCTGCGATATGTCACTGTTGTACTCAAAAGCCGACTTCTTGTCatcttcattatcatcatcaccaatCTCTCTTaaggggtatttacatgagaccgggacgaactcaaaCCGGTGTGAACTTGTACCGGTATGAAATTCTTgcaaccgtttacatgaaaccgcgACAagatgcttggtgcctggtttcgggatgaAATGACATGTTTTGTCTATAAGATATATGGGTTGACCGGTACGAGAATTTCTCATTTCGGT
Encoded here:
- the LOC137967896 gene encoding uncharacterized protein, yielding MTTNGGGWLLISNIVMKSSTPPTALPVKTSYRGIASDEMVLSKTASKELFAHVPFRQIRFYCSKKGGRIFHVGTVTNSSGESVVRYFTGQTDARPFSCGSFVRMENDNSTLAAFCQSWYGGKWALPGDDETRLYRSVAVQLGKSHWILEPNDRWQCDDKNIGVSAGDFWKIFVR